A window of the Streptomyces sp. NBC_01351 genome harbors these coding sequences:
- a CDS encoding metallophosphoesterase encodes MKIVMFALVALAVLALLVVVHRWLWIRLVRDTTVPGGPARRAGTILVIALPLLSVAALTTGRGGAPFWLQQTVAWPGFLWLAVLLYLTLTMLVAEPIRALLLRRLAQEATSGEGRAPAGPLRGDEPEPAGKGAGGEPVGAASAAGRTALPAHAAGSTGPAPAGEAPHAGSARQGDGSAEPAATPAGAVGTRPEPAEGEESLAGADGAAGPATAAVAGLLDRRRFIARAVGGTAAAVALGTVGAGAYGVLNGPSVRRVRVPLAKLPRAAHGFRIAVVSDVHLGPVLGRAHAQRIVDTVNRTQPDLIAIVGDLVDGDVHDLGPAAEPLRGLAARHGTYFVTGNHEYFSGAQQWVDHVRELGLTPLENARRALPHFDLAGVNDIAGESEGEGPDFRAALGDRDRSRAAVLLAHQPVVIHDAVRHGVDLQLSGHTHGGQLWPGNYLAELANPTVAGLERYGDTQLYVSRGAGAWGPPVRVGAPSDITVVELASYQA; translated from the coding sequence ATGAAGATCGTGATGTTCGCGCTGGTCGCGCTCGCCGTGCTCGCACTCCTGGTCGTGGTCCACCGCTGGCTCTGGATCCGGCTGGTGCGCGACACCACCGTCCCCGGCGGCCCGGCCCGGCGGGCCGGCACGATCCTGGTCATCGCCCTGCCGCTCCTCTCTGTGGCCGCCCTGACCACGGGCCGCGGCGGCGCCCCCTTCTGGCTCCAGCAGACGGTGGCCTGGCCCGGGTTCCTCTGGCTCGCGGTACTCCTGTACCTGACCCTGACGATGCTGGTCGCGGAGCCGATCCGCGCGCTGTTGCTCCGCCGTCTGGCCCAGGAGGCCACCTCCGGGGAGGGGCGGGCCCCTGCGGGTCCGCTGCGCGGCGACGAGCCGGAGCCCGCGGGGAAGGGGGCCGGAGGCGAGCCGGTCGGCGCGGCCTCGGCCGCCGGCCGTACGGCACTCCCGGCGCACGCGGCCGGATCCACGGGCCCGGCCCCGGCGGGCGAAGCCCCGCACGCGGGTTCCGCCCGGCAGGGCGACGGCTCCGCGGAGCCGGCCGCGACCCCCGCCGGTGCGGTCGGGACCCGGCCGGAGCCCGCCGAGGGCGAGGAGTCCCTGGCCGGCGCGGACGGCGCGGCCGGCCCGGCCACGGCGGCGGTGGCCGGCCTGCTGGACCGCCGGAGGTTCATCGCGCGAGCGGTGGGCGGGACGGCCGCCGCGGTGGCCCTCGGGACGGTCGGGGCCGGGGCCTACGGGGTCCTGAACGGGCCGAGCGTGCGGCGGGTGCGGGTACCGCTCGCCAAACTGCCCCGCGCGGCGCACGGCTTCCGGATCGCCGTCGTCAGCGACGTCCACCTGGGCCCGGTCCTCGGCCGCGCCCACGCCCAGCGGATCGTCGACACCGTCAACCGCACCCAGCCCGACCTCATCGCCATCGTCGGCGACCTCGTCGACGGCGACGTCCACGACCTCGGGCCCGCCGCCGAGCCGCTGCGCGGGCTGGCCGCGCGCCACGGAACGTACTTCGTCACCGGCAACCACGAGTACTTCTCCGGGGCCCAGCAGTGGGTGGACCACGTCCGTGAGCTCGGCCTGACCCCGCTGGAGAACGCCCGCCGCGCCCTGCCGCACTTCGACCTCGCCGGCGTCAACGACATCGCGGGCGAGAGCGAGGGGGAGGGCCCCGACTTCCGGGCGGCCCTCGGCGACCGCGACCGGTCCCGCGCCGCCGTACTCCTCGCCCACCAGCCCGTGGTCATCCACGACGCCGTCCGGCACGGCGTCGACCTCCAGCTGTCCGGCCACACCCACGGCGGCCAGCTCTGGCCCGGCAACTACCTTGCCGAGCTCGCCAACCCCACCGTGGCTGGCCTGGAGCGCTACGGCGACACCCAGCTGTACGTGTCCCGCGGGGCGGGAGCCTGGGGGCCGCCGGTCCGGGTGGGCGCGCCGTCCGACATCACCGTGGTCGAACTCGCCTCGTACCAGGCCTGA
- a CDS encoding SCO4848 family membrane protein codes for MRLSRAASWFLLAFGVWSWFIWVSFVRNLWKNGSGLAFDAAGDPTSYFWVHLTLAVTSFLLGTAVGVIGLRGVRALRRASREETGAAPGEATGKATGEGTGEGHSA; via the coding sequence ATGAGACTCAGCCGTGCCGCCTCCTGGTTCCTGCTCGCCTTCGGAGTGTGGAGCTGGTTCATCTGGGTGTCTTTCGTCCGGAACCTGTGGAAGAACGGCAGTGGCCTGGCGTTTGATGCGGCGGGTGACCCCACCTCCTACTTCTGGGTGCACCTGACCCTCGCGGTGACGTCCTTTCTCCTGGGGACGGCCGTCGGTGTGATCGGGTTGCGCGGGGTCCGGGCGCTGCGGCGCGCATCACGCGAGGAGACCGGCGCGGCACCGGGCGAGGCAACTGGCAAGGCAACTGGCGAGGGAACGGGCGAGGGTCACTCCGCATGA
- a CDS encoding D-alanyl-D-alanine carboxypeptidase family protein: protein MSAKKTALTVLSAALLVPAMLVAPAHAAPSPPADGKGGGPAKAPQAPAPPASMSTVGGTRLGQPGTQVHLLPGAPALPANLTGRSWIVADAESGEVLAAHNAHWRLPPASTMKMLFADTLLPGLPKDRVHKVTEQDMDGVGPGSSLVGVKEDLEYSVHDLWLGVFLRSGNDAVHVLSAMNGGVEKTVRDMQAHAEELQALDTHVVSPDGYDAPEQVSSAYDLTLIARSGLQKQDFREYCGTASAKFPGKQDAGKGREYFEIQNTNRLMTGVGGISPYKGIAGVKNGNTTMAGSTFTGAAQQGERKLLVTVMNPGAGGANSVYEETAALLDWGFAAAGKVKPVGELVPPKSADTSSHGSPAQSHENNPAAAGGGSGGGVGTALGVAGGALAALAGGAYVINRRWPRARRGRGEELV, encoded by the coding sequence GTGTCCGCCAAGAAGACCGCGCTGACGGTCCTATCCGCCGCGTTGCTCGTCCCCGCGATGCTCGTGGCCCCCGCGCACGCCGCGCCGTCCCCGCCGGCCGACGGGAAGGGCGGCGGGCCGGCCAAGGCCCCGCAGGCCCCGGCCCCGCCCGCGTCGATGTCCACGGTCGGCGGGACGCGGCTCGGCCAGCCGGGGACGCAGGTCCATCTGCTGCCCGGCGCTCCGGCGCTGCCCGCGAACCTCACGGGCCGGTCCTGGATCGTGGCGGACGCCGAGTCCGGGGAGGTCCTCGCGGCGCACAACGCGCACTGGCGGCTCCCCCCGGCGTCCACGATGAAGATGCTCTTCGCGGACACCCTGCTGCCCGGCCTGCCCAAGGACCGGGTCCACAAGGTCACCGAGCAGGACATGGACGGCGTGGGCCCCGGCAGCAGTCTGGTCGGGGTGAAGGAGGATCTCGAGTACAGCGTCCACGACCTGTGGCTCGGGGTGTTCCTGCGCTCGGGGAACGACGCCGTGCACGTGCTTTCGGCCATGAACGGCGGCGTCGAGAAGACCGTCAGGGACATGCAGGCCCACGCCGAGGAACTGCAGGCACTGGACACGCACGTCGTGTCCCCCGACGGGTACGACGCCCCGGAGCAGGTGTCGAGCGCGTACGACCTCACGCTCATCGCCCGCTCCGGGCTGCAGAAGCAGGACTTCCGCGAGTACTGCGGCACGGCGAGCGCGAAGTTCCCCGGGAAGCAGGACGCCGGGAAGGGACGCGAGTACTTCGAGATCCAGAACACCAACCGGCTGATGACGGGCGTCGGCGGCATCTCCCCCTACAAGGGCATCGCCGGGGTGAAGAACGGCAACACCACCATGGCCGGCTCCACCTTCACCGGCGCCGCCCAGCAGGGCGAGCGCAAGCTCCTGGTCACGGTGATGAACCCGGGCGCGGGCGGGGCGAACTCGGTGTACGAGGAGACCGCCGCGCTCCTCGACTGGGGTTTCGCGGCGGCCGGGAAGGTGAAGCCGGTGGGTGAGCTGGTGCCGCCGAAGAGCGCGGACACCTCCTCCCACGGCTCCCCGGCCCAGTCGCACGAGAACAACCCGGCGGCGGCCGGCGGCGGCTCGGGCGGCGGCGTCGGCACCGCGCTCGGCGTCGCGGGCGGCGCGCTGGCCGCCCTGGCGGGCGGCGCCTACGTGATCAACCGGCGCTGGCCGCGGGCCCGGCGGGGTCGGGGCGAGGAGCTGGTGTAG
- a CDS encoding YihY/virulence factor BrkB family protein, producing the protein MDWLTKLPVVGPLMARLMRTHAWRSYERLDRVHWSRLAAAITFISFLALFPLITVAAAIGAALLSEDQLKRLQDNLAEQVPGISDQLNLDGLVANAGTVGLVAGALLLFTGMGWVGSMRDCLRAVWDKDDEDQGNPVVRRGKDGLVLIGLGGAGLASAAASIIGSSAVGKFGELLGVPREGVGGGLLRGGAFLVGVLAAFLLLLYLLTLLPGVEPPRGRLIQAALIGAVGFELLKLLLSGYMREVAAKSMYGAFGVPIALLLWINFTAKLLLFCAAWTATRDDDNADNDEDTEDDGSDGDAATPAPRPDPAGPAASAG; encoded by the coding sequence ATGGACTGGCTGACGAAACTCCCGGTAGTCGGGCCACTGATGGCCCGACTGATGCGGACGCACGCGTGGCGTTCGTACGAACGTCTCGACCGCGTGCACTGGAGCCGGCTCGCCGCCGCCATCACCTTCATCAGCTTCCTCGCCCTCTTCCCGCTGATCACCGTGGCCGCCGCGATCGGCGCGGCGCTGCTCAGCGAGGACCAGTTGAAGCGGCTGCAGGACAACCTCGCCGAGCAGGTGCCCGGGATCTCCGACCAGCTGAACCTCGACGGGCTCGTCGCCAACGCGGGCACGGTCGGCCTCGTGGCCGGGGCCCTGCTGCTGTTCACCGGCATGGGGTGGGTCGGCTCCATGCGGGACTGCCTGCGCGCGGTCTGGGACAAGGACGACGAGGACCAGGGCAACCCCGTCGTCCGCAGGGGCAAGGACGGGCTCGTCCTCATCGGCCTCGGCGGCGCGGGACTGGCCTCGGCCGCCGCGTCGATCATCGGGTCCAGCGCGGTCGGGAAGTTCGGCGAGTTGCTGGGCGTCCCGCGCGAGGGCGTGGGGGGCGGGCTGCTGCGCGGCGGCGCCTTCCTCGTCGGCGTGCTGGCCGCCTTCCTTCTGCTGCTTTACCTGCTGACTCTGCTGCCCGGGGTCGAGCCGCCGCGCGGCCGCCTGATCCAGGCGGCCCTGATCGGCGCGGTCGGCTTCGAGCTGCTGAAGCTGCTGCTCAGCGGCTACATGCGGGAGGTCGCCGCGAAGAGCATGTACGGGGCCTTCGGCGTGCCGATCGCCCTGCTGCTCTGGATCAACTTCACGGCGAAGCTGCTGCTGTTCTGCGCCGCCTGGACGGCCACGCGTGACGACGACAACGCCGACAATGACGAGGACACCGAGGACGACGGGAGCGACGGGGACGCCGCTACACCAGCTCCTCGCCCCGACCCCGCCGGGCCCGCGGCCAGCGCCGGTTGA